Part of the Amblyomma americanum isolate KBUSLIRL-KWMA chromosome 7, ASM5285725v1, whole genome shotgun sequence genome, cactttgaagaagcagcagcattagtagaaggaggaggagggtgggtccgagcaggcaaaaaaaaaaagatccgggGGGCGCAACAGGCATTCTCGCCGCTCAAGCATCATGTGAACTTGTGAGGCCGCAAAGATGAAAGAGGAGCAGGTCAGAATAGGGAAAAAGAGGGTCGTTGGGGATGCAGCTGATGCCAGGATGACGCAACACATGCAACTGCTGCACAGGTCAAACAATGAGAAAGGATAATCGTAGAGAATTTTATTTGTTGCTAAACACATTCAAGGATCCAGGAGATTTGATGACACTAAGCGTCGTAATTCTGGGTATGTAGATGGCACAGTCAACAGCAGAACTTTTGCAATACACTCTCCAGTTAACAACATCAAATAACATAGCTCAAAATTTCAAAAAGCAGCTGCCAAGAGATCAACCACAAAAAAAAGGGCACCCTAACAAACCTCGCTCCTTGAAGTGGCGGGTGCAGTACACAAAGCCCTTGGGCCTTGGAAGGAGGTGGTGCTTCAATTTGGGCAAGTTCCTCTTGGCTGCAAACTCCAGGCTCAGCTCGTGCTTGGCCTTGTTGAAACGAGTCCCTTCCGAGAACATAAGCAGCTAGGGAACACGGAGagaaaaaaggacagaaaaaTTAGCCCCACAACAGCCTTTCATTGTTCACACACTATCTCAGCGCTACATTATATCTGCGCTAGTATACCTGCACGACTCACACCATGTAACCCACTTGGGCATGCAGAAAATATTGACTCACTAAATTTGGTTTTATGAGgtctaatgtcccaaagcgactaaggctatgagggacgccgcagtgataGGCTgtaggtaatttcgaccacctgggattctttactgcacactgacactgcacagtacagccggacaaatctttagctggcgtgcgcgACGGCCACTTTTTCTGTGCTCCTGCAGCTCATGGTGGAGCAAACTTTcgaaaatatcaaatctaagcacaggctcacTAAGCCCGTGCCTAATACCGAGCTTTCTGCAAGCTTGCTTCGTCACAAAGCGGAGGAGCGCAgaaaaagcggccgtcgcgcacgccagctaaagatttggccagCTGTACATGGGCTTCTCGCTACCGATAAGCGACCACCACATCAGGGACCAAACCTGGTAACAGTGCATGTGAGCACTGTTACCTAAAAACTAAAAATGAACGCTTGGGGCTTTTCTTCCATTTCCATCACTTAAAGACTGATGTGACAAATCAGCCAGTTAAACTGCATGCATATTAACATGGCACAGCGCATTTCATGCCAGCAAATCTCAGTGTACTGATCAGTCACAAAAGTGCCAACTTTTATTGAGATGATCAAGGaactgcaagaaataaaaattcttCTCAAAAGCCTTAACCCCTTGGCAAACTTAGAGCAAATTTTGCAATTTCCGTCTCATGATGAGTCCAGCTAGATGTGTGTTTCTTGGCACTCTGTGTTCGCAAGCACGCTTCATCCAAGGAAATTTTTTTGCTTTGCCGAGAGACGGTAGCCGGGTACTAAACGACCAATTTGGTACCATGttcgagaatatatatatatatatagcgaaagctcgttaattcgaacctcgataattcgaattttctgataattcgaactacactatttggtccggccaagctccatagacatctgtgtataaaaaatcccattaattcgaaagcgagtcggttccgctacggataattcgaactacgcgccgcccCATCTGagcggcttggcacacagcacgtggccaaaaaaaaagcacgtccgcatagttagaggctgcacacgtcctaaacggggacagaagatggaaccagataaaaccgtggaagagttGGTAAAGCATAAATGGCACCATCaccgacgcggcggccggcggcgcTGGAGGGTACGGGCTGGCGGCCACGGTGGCGGCTGCATACcctcatttccgcgcagcctccgaaactcgcaactaaatactACTGAGTCCTATTAATTCagaaatacggataagtactgtcggcgTGGTCCCAGCCAACGCACATGAAAGGCTATAACTTCGtacgggcgctacaaattacgtgcgaaaaacttatttttttctttgcgagtgtcgtccatccttccacccaacAGTCGCCAATGGAAgcacgcggtcagccgcgatcatgacgccgACTTTTTGCATCGCCCcgctacagtgttctagaaacttcTAGAATACTAGCCCGGCGGTCAGCCGttggccggaagcggccaacgtgggctgTCAACGtggaccaatcagggcgcgacagcgtctgacttccgcccgcttctacaacatggccacGCAGGCCGAAgtggcctctcgcttcaccacgaactcgtcgttgccgctacactgtgcctcatttTCAcagcaaacaaaagtcgcacaaagctttcgctttgtctgaagatgcctgcagcacaaaattttagcaatgaaacgcgccagattttcagaatgcttctggattttgaaagatgctaggcttagccactacgcgtcggttgacgtcaggaagcacaagaggttcaaacaggttaactattGTGGTTCAGAAAgtggtcacaaagaataattcgtccgctttgtcgtcgttgaataaataatagcttaattgtaaatgtgcagctgttcttttcagcattttactaagcatatagAATCacgccattttttaaatcatcCCGGCAGCGGTCTGGCGGCAGCCGCCCGTTTTCGGCGTTCCGCCGCGTCGCTCAAAATCTGTAGCGCAAGTTCTCTCCATGTGAGTCCCCTAAATACGGTAAATATActgtaatgcaaatggttcttgtaaGTTTTTTCGAGGCCAATCAATAATTCGAACATCgaataattcaaactttttttcccggtcccgtgaagttcgaattaatgagcttttactgtatacgACTATTAGAGGGTAATTTAAATTGCCCAGGACAGAAAACTATAATACCAAAAAAGGCAGAGAGGTAGACAAAAACTTATTAAAGAGATGCTGAGGTCGAGCTGAAATTGGCCGAAGCTAATAGATTACCGCAGACTAATCACAAAGATACTACCCTCACCAAAAACGTAAATTTTATGAGCTAGAAATGACCAAAACAACGAAACACAGGTATCACCAGCACCGGCCATTTACGCAAGCAAACTGCGGTGACACTAAGGCAGTTTTGTGAGCATGGATCACTGAGGCCAGGCTACATCGTCATCTACACGATCACAGAGTCCATTTTGGTGCAAACATCACAAGTTTAAATCGAGAGACGGGCAAATTTTCGATCCCGTTTTCTTTCCAGTAAGTGCATCTTTTACTGCCAAACAGACATCAACGTAGCTGCACAATCAGTTTTCATGAAAAACAAAATTGGACAGAGCTGTGGTCGGTGTCTTCTTAAAACATCATAGGCATCAGTACGGTAATACCGCAGATGAAATCTACTGTCAGAGCGTCTTAAAAAACACTGCACAGCTGAAACAGTACCATCATTACAGTGCACATATTTTATTGCAGAATAACTACTATACATATATATAAAGCCACTACTGTTAGAAATAACTGCTCACCAACTAGCTTAGTAAAAACCAATATTTAAATGAATAAGGCAGTAAAGTGGCGCTCTTAAAAGCTACCTACAACTTTCCCCACACGAAATAAAGCCCATTTTTTGCTACAGCACAAATTACGCACCAATCAAGTCCGGCAACTGAAATTTTACATGCCAAATCAACAATGCTGAGTTAAAATTTTTGATCTGCGCTTAGCATTCTCAACGAATATCTGCCAAAGTAATTTCTCTGGTCAAAATTGAGAGTGGCTAAAGTCGCTAACTTGAACAATTGCCCATCAAGCACcacactaaaaagaaaaaaattcttcgGCTCCCCTCAATCTGCATGCCCTTGGAAGATAATGACTGTCAAACAAATCACATAACCACCATTATACAAATCTGCACCTAAACTGCATTGACTAGTGGGTGGCTCTAGACAAATCTGGACACTTTACCCGTTACAGTTCGCTCCCTAGATATGCAAAAAGAAACCAAGCTCACAAACTTTGTAACCTTACATAAACAAGTTCAAAGAAAGAAGTAACTGCTATGAAAACTCCAGAACATAACAATAGACGTGTATTTGCATAGTGCATGCTCATTTGCACACTAGCTACTTATGGGAACTGTGATTTCTAGCGTGACATGCAACCTTTCTTACCAAAAAATCTGGTAGTTGATAGGTGTACCTCACTAATTCCAGAATCAACCCAATGACATCACTGCTCTGCTTACGTACTACTGGTTAAAAATGCAGCCTATGTTGTTTTCTCCCAACCTGCTCTGTTCCCCTTCAATCAACAATGCCATCACTCACCAGGATCTTGTCCTTATAGTCGAGAAGCAGGTCCAACTTGCTGCCAATGGTCTTAGAGTCCTTCTCCCAGCTTCTTTCCAGAAAGATGATTTCTGAGAGAGCCCAGTTCCAGCCAATGACGGGAACATACATTAATGACTTTTTGGCAAATGTTTTTGCATTCTGCAAAGAAAATGTGGAAGCAATCGCCTGTGATGTCTTGTAATATCAGGAACAAGCACTGTCAGTGGTGGCCTAGTGTATTAACACTCTATTAAGCTGCACTGATTTATGAACAACATGCATAGTTATCACTAGTCCCTTCAATCCATTCAGTAAGGCCGTTGTGACAAAAAGCTTTTAGTGCATATTCCATAGGCTAGTCAGTAACAAATTAATTAAATATTTATCGACTGAAACTGGGATGATTCTGTCACGATTATCAATTTTGGCAGCTTGAAAAGCACATGACAGGCTTTCAGACCAATTTTTGTTCTAGTTTGAACACAATTAATAACCCATGCATCTAAAAAATTTACTTAATCGCGTGACCAAATAATCATTATTGCTTGAATTGTTTTCTCCTAAAAGAGCATAAAACAGACATTTATAGGCCCCAATTCTCCTGCAAGAGAATGCATGGAGTACAAAATGCCTAATCCACATGCACTGCCTTGGTTAGAAACTCTTAAAAGTATTTGTGTGAGGAATTTTTCCGTAAGGGGACACCCTCGTATTTCTGTGTCTCAATGCAGTGTCCCAGTGGCCAGATGCCAGAAAAACTAaggaatgtgaaaaaaaaagcagcacaagCTGCTTAATCAGCACTTCCAAAATTCAAAATTCAGAGCTATCTTTCGTAGTGACTGATTTTGAAGCATGATTTCTATATCTCAGGCGGCTGACACTATGACTTTACACTGAGATATATGTTGGGAAATGCAGCTTGTGTAATAATGTCAGGATTTCATATCTTTTtgcaagcagaaacaaaaactacTGACATCTGCACAGGTTGTATCACGTTTAAAACAAGACCAACCGAACTGTTTTTAACAATCATCAACACCAAGTACAAATACTAATTTAAGGATGCCTACAATGCTTGCGTAGGTTTAGCAAAGCTGAAATTTTAGCCCCATTTGTTTAAGACAAGCAAGCCCAACTACCGAACTCTGGAGAAATCAAGGCCAggcttttgaacaaagaaaatcAATCACAAAGCCCGCACTGTGTGCATCTGAGCTCTTTATCACAGCTGATTCACAAATATTTGCAAGTCAGCTGATACCGAGTCGGCACAAAAAGTGAAAACTTTCATCCGCACACACCTCAAGAACTTTCCACCTCTCTCTGTGCATATCAAACCACATAGAATAAGATGAATTCTCAGTTTGATCACTCACATTCTACACAGAACTTACAATCACTTCAAACTTGCTAGGACATCTGTACAGGAACAAAACATACATTTATACAATGCCAACGTTGTAGCCATGTAGGCACTAAATGTGCACTTGCCTACATGGCTAAAGTGCACAGTGTTTTCCATGTACATTATTTTATTTTCAGGCTTCTTGATCACTTCATTCTTCCAAACATATGGTCTGAGCGGTGTGCAAGTAAAAAGTAAACTAAGGATACAGCCACACCAAGGGCTCTAAAATTAAAACCACCAAAAGAGTTGTACACAATTTCCAAAGATGTCGAGGAAGCCCCCAAACAATAGCAAGGGACAgaactcgcccccccccccccccccaccccctccctccaGCATAACACTCACGGCAAGCATCTTGAACTGGTCGCAGATCATCCAGCAGACCAGCCAGTCCACCTCAAAGCTGTGGTTCATGACGCACATGTGATGGTCTTTGAGAAGGGCCTCCAGGTCTTCGTCTGTGCCCCACACAATGATGCGGCTCCCTGACCACCACTGAGCAAGGGCTACCACCTCTGCAGTCAAAGAGGACAGCAAGGAACAGCTTGAAGGCACTCAAAAGCAGACTCTTCGTCATCACTGGATATATCTTGACTTGGATATTTGcacaaaggggaaaaaaaaagcattgcagtAATTAGAGCAGAATTCTAGAGGACAGCAAGGCAGGCGCACAAACAGCTAGGAAGCGCGTGGATCCTAGCATGGAGACCTTCATATGGAGACAATGGAGACATTAGCACTCCGCTCACAGAAGCACCCACTGCAGGCCCATCTGGATCACATTAAAACGTACAGCCCTTACTCCTGAGCCCAAACTCCTCAGCTTACACGGCCACTCCAAGTAACTCACTCCTTGGAGGCCTTTTAGGCCCAGTGATCTCAGGCTCGGCTAAGAACATTTCCAATGGCCAAGAGAACAACAAGTGGGTTTCCGGTTTTAGCACATCATGGCGACAGACAGCCACATCATTCACTCTGGAGAGAGTCCTAAAAAATCAATCGCCATAAAAAATTACAGGCAGTTTCGCTGGTACTCACGTGACCAGGAGGCATAGATGAGGTAATAGTTGATGCGGCGGTAGAGATGCCGTGAGAAGGGCCGCACTAGGCAGTAGACGAATAGCTGTAAGACATTGAGCACGAGACCACTCGAGAGGAATGTCAGCGTGAAGAATGTGTGGCACAGGAGATTCGTCTTGACGGCGGACCAGAGCCTCTGCGGCATTGTGGATCGCCCCTCGTCCTCCTTCCTGCAATCACccacgcagaaaaaaaataaaaataaacaactgATCTCGTGGCCTTAGCCCGCTTTTGTACACTACACTGGTACCAAAGGCACGAAACAAGGAACAAGCTTCTAGTTGCTTAATTACCCTGACACCGGCAAGCTAATGCTATGTGAAGGTATAATCATTGACGGCTTTTGGAATAAGAGACAGGCATGGTCAGCATCTACAAAGTGCGGTGCACCAGGAAGCTCCAGCTCTGCCTGCAGCAAAAAGCACCCAAGACACATTTCTGTTAAGATTTTTAATTCGGAAAATAAATTAATCTGTACAGTGACGTTATACGAAAACCTGATGAAACGAAAACCATGCCAATTATCTGACACAACAAAACAACATGGGTTCCATCTACCAAACCTTGCATGAAAACCCCACAACGAAAAACTTCCAGATaggctcttttcttcttttcatttaaGGCAACTGCCTTTATTGACGGGGAAACCCAGCAGATGCACGTGTACTCGTAACAATATCATGGACTTGAGAAAGGGAGAAACCTGAAGAGGGAAGACTGAGAAAAAAGGCAtatgaaaaaaaagcacagtaaCTGTCGTtctcttggtggacacctcaatcatgtCATGATGGAAAAATGCgatcctttaacatgcactgacatcacaaagcaGGCAGCcatcttttgcattttgcctccatcaagaCGAGGCACGAATTCGCCCAGTGTCTTTAAGGTCAGCATACAAACGCTGCAGAAAATAGAAGGCTGAATTTCATCCCGCGTCCTTGTCTTCAGCAGGTGACAGCCGTAGAAGACACTGCCGTGGCAGTAGCGAACTTGGAGCGTATATGCATAACATTGATTCAAAGCCAACCAATATCAACTACACAGCCTTGGATTAGATATTTGCAAGTGACCTACATAGTGCTGACCGTATAAATTTAGCGGCACAgctcatttcatcatcatcaccaccactaGCCTTAGTATGCTTACTACAAGACAAAAGCCTCTCCGATATTTCTCGAATTAGCCCTGTCTAGTCTATTTCAGTTATGTACCTATTAAGTGCAGTAATAAAAATTTTGCGTAGTCCTGGAGCATGTCTTTGGATAGTGTGACTCTGTACAGTACGAGTGCAGCACAGCATGCGCTGCCTGGGCTGTCACCACTATTCTTTTAGAGGATACAGAAagaagccacaattttttttttctttgtctcgctTTACTTTCAGCACATAATTATATTATTTTAAAATTGCTATAAATAGGCAATATTGTCATTCTGTTGCCCAAAAAAAATATATTGGAAGGACACCTAAcctttgcctttaagagtggaacgcgacagcgtgttacagcactgccagggagtccagggaatgccatcacccgttcggcgcgacgctttgcccgttagacaaatcgctctgctacgtacggtgaaacggacgcacgGAGCGGCAAAATTGTtcaccgctcaccgcgtgattcctgcgtgcccgcgcggccccactgcgcccgaacgagatgaGCAGGAggcgctagggtgcctcgatgcctggcatcgaggcaccctaggaggCGCTGCCgttgcgcgccatctgttggggcagtggcatacattgcgaggaggaggaagagggatttttcgctctccTCTGCGCCTGCCGTCGCGCCCTATCTGTTgaggcagtggggtacattgtaagaaggaggagtgcgaggaggaggatttttcgctcacggccgacgccgacttTTCtgagacacgagctccttaacgctgtcgcgttaaaaaaacgGGAACATGTTACACTGCTCCTAAGTGGgacaagatttcactgtaacattTAGTTTCCATTCCGGTCACGTCTGTCTCTTAGCTTAAAATGGCTACATGGACAAGAAATTGTGAcgattgcacacagctggctataCCACTGAAGCCATTCATTTTCTGTGCAGGCATAGCGAGTCTCTGAAACTAGAACAGCAGAGATAAGGAGCTTGCTCAAACACGGCACAAGATAACAAAAAATACTGTATTTAGTCCATCGCTAGGCCGCCTCGCTGAATTCGTCCTATCCACAGTTAAGCTAGCACGAGACACTACGCTACGAATTGGCTAGAGCAAAGAAAAAGGAGAACATTGAATGCTCAATGTACATTGCTTTGATGCACCAAGTTGCTATTATAAGTTATTTCTCCATATTTACCAAAGTTCATGGGTTTGATTCCGGCCAATACAAGCTGCACTTCAAACACCACAATGTGCAGAAACGCCTGCATACTGAAATTTAAATGCTCATTATAAAACCCCTGGTGACTGGAATTAACTTGAAGCTCTTTACTACAACATGCCTACAAAACAGTTGCTTTGGAACCTTACCTCAAAGCCCCTAATTTACCTATCAGTTATGGTTAAGTATACCTTGGGCCCTTCATTGTGTTTAACTCTTGTTTAATTCTTGCATCCGAAACAGATTTCTTAAAAATCAGGTCAAACCCAATATATATCCGAAAATAAGCCACCTATAGAATGCAGCcttgcagtgcacaaagctgaaGACACAGTACGAAAATTGGCACGTATCTTGTGCTGAGGCGTTTTAAGTTAAATGATGATTTTAAACCTCTTAACGCTTGTTGCTTGAGACATGCTTAACCCATATATGCCTAGAGTCCTACATGCACAACACCGCTTTTTTTCCGCATTACTCTAAATGTTTACTGGGTAAAAGCTTGCGCCTGCTAGCATAGGTTCAAGAGAGTCTAAACTTTTCCTGCCCAAGCCTTCTGATAAGTGCATTCAGTTTGCGCATTCTGTGCGTTCAGAAAGGTCCACAAGTCTTCTATGGACACCTTTTTTGAAATTCGACCACATTAACTACATTGTAATTCGGCAAGAAAAACATAATTTTAGCGCACTTTCATAAGGACTATACTGCGCGTGATGAGATATGTGATTTTAAAGTCAATGCCAAATGTTTGAAGCTCTACCACATGTAACAGCTAGCAAATTCGCCTAGTGTCCTACATCGTAAGACGGTTCAAAAGTCGgtgttgagaaaaaaaatttcaccaatAAAAGGATGATTCTGAATTGCAAAACGAAATATGCCGAAAAAATACACATCGAAAAAtacttcaatttttttgtttcaaattTCTAAAGTTTCCGCATACTGGGTTAATTTGAGGCCAAGTCTCAAAACTACATTTACGAAATGATGTCGAAAACACAAGAGCTGAGCAGACGTCTTATTGGCATCACTGTATCAAGCCTTGCCTATGCTAAAAACCTCTAGCTCTAAAGTTCCACTATGTTTAATATTATTGCTATAATACTGAATGAATTTTGTAGAAATGTTGCACAGGAGGTGATAATGTGCACAGCAAAATAACTGCAATTAAATGAGTAATAAAAATGCCTGATTTGGTAAACATTTCTGGTGCAACCTGTCATTTCGACAGCGTTCATGAAATACTGAACAAAAATTGGGCCCCTTTGAAAAACGAGTGCTTACTATGGTTATTTATTTGGTTGTTTATTTACTTTGTTTACTTGCCTTATGATGAAACAGATGACTCAATAACACCTGAATTATGAACCTCTTTGCTAGAACAACCAACTTTATACCCAAATTTCAGCTAAAGAAGTATCGCTAGAACCCCACTACGAATCCTCGAAAAAGTCAAACAGAAACGAAGGACTCTAAGTATACCATAAAAGTATTGTAAAGCAAGTGATTTTTAGATAATAATCAGGCATATATAAACTTCTTATATAAAGCTGCCAATAAAATATAAAGCAAATTATTTCTAGATATACTAAGTTTCCAACACATGAAATTTATTTCTCCatattttttcatcttttttaatatgtaaacaattCCCATCTTTCGCACATttcaaataaaattcaaataaacAATTCCAAATGGATAAAGTATCTAATGGAACAAACTAATGAGACAGACAAACAATATTGGCGATGTTCATGTAAACAAACCACAAGGCGCATTACCTTTCTTATAACAGAATTTACTTAGCCTTCAATTATATAAATCATATCAGTACAAAATGGCCAAAAGACAATGGCGTGCATTAATGATGTCCACAGATTATCTACTGAAGCTTTCTGTCGGACACCATGTGCAAGTATAGCAGACTCTGCTGTACCTGCAGCTGCAATCATGCATAGACCCATGAGAACAGTATTGACGTACATCAGAGGTAACAGCAAGGCAGGCCTAGATAATTTAGAACAGCACAATTTCTATTTTAAAGTTTCACTTTTACTTTGCAACAGCAGGTGACCTCATGAAAGCAGAAGTAGGCCTCGTAAGTTATTCACAAAGGACGGAAGTGACATGGGACAaaaaatctgtgctgacagcagacTCTTGCCTGTACATACGCACACAAACAAGCTGCATCACGTCATTACGTGCGTGGGGATGACATCACAGTGCTGACCATTTCGACGAGTCCAAGAGATTGATGTAGCTTGGACTCAAGGGCCAGTATATATGTAATCACTTTTCTCCAGTTAGAGTTGTTAAGCAatccttgcaagtgcagaatactGATAAGCAGTGCCCCCATTTCACCGTCAGAGAGGGCAGCATGGCACTTGATGCCGGAAAAATTGTACTAAACACGACAATGTGCAATTCCACATCTAATGAATGAAATCAGTGCCTTTTGGCACATCCTGAAGAATCATAGATGAAAGAAATTAATCCAATGCTCTGTGCTATATTGTGCCTCACAGGCCCGTGCTGTTGCGGCTCAGAAAACACCATAAGTTAAAATATTAAAATAACTAATTTAGTCAGACAATGCAGACCTTCGCTAGCTAGTATACAGTCTGCCATTAACCAGCACTAGAGCTTGTGGTCCAGAGGCTTATTTCATTACAGCCAAATTAACAGATTACAGCGCCTAGAACCTCCCCTTCTTGCGCCTCAATTGCACCGATTTCCCCGCTCCACGCACAGCAAAGGGCGAGAACACCAAGGCGCGAGCGACCGCGCTAATCAGCCGGCAATTAACAATTGCAACAGTTGCTGAGCGAGCGGAGAAAGGAGGCACGGAAAGCATTCCACACACGAAAGGCAGGGCACACACGCACTCGATATGCACGCAACTGCATATCGGCCCCGGCCTTTGAACAGCTGGACAGCTCC contains:
- the LOC144099083 gene encoding 1-acyl-sn-glycerol-3-phosphate acyltransferase delta-like isoform X1 encodes the protein MSSSSTTDTSARFVKEDEGRSTMPQRLWSAVKTNLLCHTFFTLTFLSSGLVLNVLQLFVYCLVRPFSRHLYRRINYYLIYASWSQVVALAQWWSGSRIIVWGTDEDLEALLKDHHMCVMNHSFEVDWLVCWMICDQFKMLANAKTFAKKSLMYVPVIGWNWALSEIIFLERSWEKDSKTIGSKLDLLLDYKDKILLLMFSEGTRFNKAKHELSLEFAAKRNLPKLKHHLLPRPKGFVYCTRHFKERGSSAVYDVQLGFKNSPNLPTIKNVLNGRPFLGDLYFRRVPLDNVPIDSDEECTKFLYDLYVEKDKEMDDYLKTGKFPGTSRELPVRIWPLVVLCIWSAIVAVPCLYAFYAVLTSGSTFTVVAFSTFFALLFSVLHWMVGLSEIKKSSKYGTTDRASSHSDGDKPRENGVAVLRKEPVIRSSS
- the LOC144099083 gene encoding 1-acyl-sn-glycerol-3-phosphate acyltransferase delta-like isoform X2; its protein translation is MSSSSTTDTSARKEDEGRSTMPQRLWSAVKTNLLCHTFFTLTFLSSGLVLNVLQLFVYCLVRPFSRHLYRRINYYLIYASWSQVVALAQWWSGSRIIVWGTDEDLEALLKDHHMCVMNHSFEVDWLVCWMICDQFKMLANAKTFAKKSLMYVPVIGWNWALSEIIFLERSWEKDSKTIGSKLDLLLDYKDKILLLMFSEGTRFNKAKHELSLEFAAKRNLPKLKHHLLPRPKGFVYCTRHFKERGSSAVYDVQLGFKNSPNLPTIKNVLNGRPFLGDLYFRRVPLDNVPIDSDEECTKFLYDLYVEKDKEMDDYLKTGKFPGTSRELPVRIWPLVVLCIWSAIVAVPCLYAFYAVLTSGSTFTVVAFSTFFALLFSVLHWMVGLSEIKKSSKYGTTDRASSHSDGDKPRENGVAVLRKEPVIRSSS